In Crinalium epipsammum PCC 9333, the following are encoded in one genomic region:
- a CDS encoding phosphoribulokinase: MSHRPIILGIVGDSAAGKTTLTQGIAQVVGAENVTIICTDDYHRYDRRQRAENGISALHPDCNYVDIMEQHLALLRNGQPILKPIYGHTSGTLDAPEYIQPRKFVIIEGLLGYSTLAARDCYDVKVFLAPPESLRTQWKVKRDTRKRGYSEAEVIEQLRKRESDSENFIRPQREWSDIVVSFYPPSDEPEESNTELNVRLVLRPTIPHPDMTKILHLSNSDGNAVRLELERDMGKPVDVLEVDGHATSNQVLEIERMLCNDIPDLLPYCSMQGNPDIGKLIGTTGETLQSYPLAITQLLISYHMLKAAKIHQ, from the coding sequence ATGAGCCATCGTCCAATTATCCTTGGTATCGTCGGTGACAGCGCTGCTGGTAAGACAACACTAACCCAGGGAATTGCTCAGGTAGTGGGTGCAGAGAATGTCACAATTATTTGTACTGATGATTATCATCGGTACGATCGCCGTCAACGTGCAGAAAATGGAATTTCGGCGTTGCATCCTGACTGTAACTACGTGGATATTATGGAGCAGCATTTAGCGCTGCTACGAAATGGACAACCAATCCTCAAGCCAATTTACGGTCATACAAGCGGTACATTAGATGCGCCAGAGTACATCCAGCCAAGGAAGTTTGTAATTATTGAGGGATTGCTGGGTTATTCTACCCTGGCTGCACGGGATTGTTATGACGTTAAAGTATTTTTAGCACCTCCTGAGTCTTTACGAACTCAGTGGAAAGTCAAGCGCGATACTCGCAAACGTGGCTACAGTGAAGCCGAAGTTATTGAACAACTTAGAAAGCGTGAATCTGACTCCGAGAATTTTATTCGTCCTCAACGTGAGTGGTCAGATATAGTAGTTAGTTTTTACCCGCCTAGTGATGAGCCAGAGGAAAGTAATACTGAACTGAATGTGCGTTTGGTACTTAGACCCACTATTCCACATCCAGACATGACAAAGATTTTACATCTTAGTAATAGCGATGGGAATGCTGTTCGTCTGGAACTAGAGCGGGATATGGGCAAACCTGTCGATGTGCTGGAAGTTGATGGTCATGCCACTAGCAACCAAGTATTAGAAATAGAGAGGATGCTATGTAATGATATTCCTGACCTCTTGCCATACTGTAGTATGCAAGGCAACCCAGATATTGGCAAACTGATCGGTACAACTGGGGAAACGCTCCAAAGTTATCCTCTTGCTATTACTCAGCTACTCATTTCTTACCATATGCTTAAGGCTGCCAAAATTCATCAATAA
- the psbA gene encoding photosystem II q(b) protein, protein MTTTIQRRESANVWERFCEWVTSTENRLYVGWFGVLMIPTLLSATICFIIGFIAAPPVDIDGIREPVAGSLLYGNNIISGAVVPSSNAIGLHFYPIWEAASLDEWLYNGGPYQLVIFHFLIGIFAYMGREWELSYRLGMRPWICVAYSAPVAAATAVFLIYPIGQGSFSDGMPLGISGTFNFMLVFQAEHNILMHPFHMLGVAGVFGGSLFSAMHGSLVTSSLVRETTEIESQNYGYKFGQEEETYNIVAAHGYFGRLIFQYASFNNSRSLHFLLGAWPVVGIWFTALGISTMAFNLNGFNFNQSVVDSQGRVINTWADIINRANLGMEVMHERNAHNFPLDLAAGVEAPVALTAPAING, encoded by the coding sequence ATGACTACAACCATTCAACGTCGCGAAAGCGCCAACGTTTGGGAACGCTTCTGTGAGTGGGTCACCAGCACCGAGAACCGCCTCTATGTAGGTTGGTTCGGAGTATTAATGATCCCTACCCTACTAAGCGCCACCATTTGCTTCATCATCGGATTCATCGCTGCACCTCCAGTAGACATCGACGGAATCCGTGAACCAGTAGCTGGTTCATTGTTGTACGGCAACAACATCATCTCCGGTGCAGTAGTTCCTTCCTCTAACGCTATCGGTCTGCACTTTTACCCAATATGGGAAGCAGCCAGCTTAGACGAGTGGCTCTACAACGGCGGCCCATACCAATTGGTAATTTTCCACTTCTTGATCGGTATCTTTGCATACATGGGTCGTGAATGGGAATTGTCTTACCGCTTAGGTATGCGTCCTTGGATCTGCGTAGCATATTCAGCACCAGTAGCAGCAGCCACAGCAGTATTCTTGATCTACCCAATTGGTCAAGGTTCATTCTCTGATGGTATGCCTTTAGGAATCAGTGGAACATTCAACTTCATGTTGGTATTCCAAGCAGAACACAACATCTTGATGCACCCTTTCCATATGTTAGGTGTAGCAGGTGTGTTCGGTGGTTCCTTGTTCAGTGCAATGCACGGTTCTTTAGTAACCTCTTCCTTGGTGCGTGAAACCACCGAGATCGAATCACAAAACTACGGTTACAAATTCGGTCAAGAAGAAGAAACCTACAACATCGTTGCAGCCCACGGCTACTTCGGTCGCTTGATTTTCCAATACGCATCATTCAACAACAGCCGCAGCTTGCACTTCTTGTTGGGAGCATGGCCAGTAGTAGGTATTTGGTTTACCGCTCTGGGTATCTCCACAATGGCGTTCAACCTCAACGGGTTCAACTTCAACCAGTCAGTGGTTGACTCCCAAGGTCGTGTAATTAACACCTGGGCAGACATCATCAACCGCGCCAACTTGGGTATGGAAGTAATGCACGAGCGCAATGCTCACAACTTCCCTCTAGATTTGGCTGCTGGTGTTGAAGCTCCTGTTGCTCTTACTGCTCCAGCTATCAATGGTTAA
- a CDS encoding tetratricopeptide repeat protein encodes MKLELTDWDEDLPADTEEEYKALVRALRRTKGFNVLFVRCSPAVGEEIINKVKKDITQKKIEVLRLEEPIDNLYDIVDHLPNKEQINILFIKGLEKSFTQYIQPGYGGQGDYYKLDTVPRILGHLNLQRERVRDKFNICFVFLLPLFGLKYFIQRSPDFFDWRSGVFEFPTDAESVEKESLRIIWEGDYEKYLTLTHEERREKIIEIEELLEEDHQTPSYRASLLYQLASLLYAAKEYAVAITALDQALKVKPDDHQAWQNKGVALGNLGHYEEALAAFDQALKVKPDQHQAWYNKGNTLVNLERYEEALAAFDQALKVKPDDHQAWNNKGNVLGKLGRYEEALAAFDQALKVKSDQHQAWNNKGNALGKLGRYEEAIAAFDQALKVKPDDHQAWNNKGNALGDLGRYEEALAAFDQTLKVKPDQHQAWNNKGNALGDLGRYEEALAAFDQALKVKPDQHQAWNNKGIALGKLGCDEEALAAFDQALKVKPDQHQAWNNKGIALGKLGCDEEALAAFDQALKVKSDQHQAWNNKGIALGKLGRDEEALAAYNKALKVKPDQHEAWKNKGNTLVNLGCYQEALAAFDQALKVKPDQHQVWKNKGIVLVNLGCYQEALVAFDQALKVKPNDHEPWSNKGIVLVNLGRYQEALIAFDQTLKVKPDQYEVWNNKGIVLVNLGRYQEAITAFDQTLKVKPDQYEVWNNKGIALGKLGRYQEALAAFDQTLKVKPDQYEVWNNKGIALVNLGRYQEAITAFDQTLKVKPDDDKIFYNKACCYALQGNVEQAINNLQQAINLDPKYRDLAKTDSDFDAMQQAERFQALISFKGDSKSPQ; translated from the coding sequence ATGAAATTAGAATTAACTGACTGGGACGAAGATTTACCAGCAGATACCGAAGAGGAATATAAAGCTTTAGTACGCGCTCTCAGGCGGACAAAGGGTTTTAATGTATTATTTGTACGCTGTTCGCCAGCAGTGGGGGAAGAAATTATTAATAAAGTTAAAAAAGATATTACTCAAAAAAAAATAGAAGTTTTACGTTTAGAAGAACCTATTGATAATTTATACGATATAGTTGACCATTTGCCGAATAAAGAGCAAATCAATATCCTTTTTATAAAAGGGTTGGAAAAATCTTTTACTCAATATATACAACCTGGATATGGCGGACAGGGCGATTACTATAAGTTAGATACGGTTCCGCGTATTTTAGGGCATTTAAATTTACAGCGCGAACGAGTTAGGGACAAATTTAATATATGTTTTGTTTTTCTTTTGCCCTTGTTTGGACTGAAATATTTTATTCAGAGATCTCCAGATTTTTTTGACTGGCGTTCTGGAGTATTTGAGTTTCCTACAGATGCAGAAAGTGTTGAAAAAGAATCATTACGGATTATTTGGGAAGGAGACTATGAAAAATATTTAACTCTAACTCATGAAGAACGTAGGGAAAAAATTATAGAAATTGAAGAACTGCTGGAAGAAGATCATCAGACACCGAGTTATAGAGCTAGCTTATTGTATCAACTAGCAAGTCTGCTTTATGCTGCAAAAGAATACGCAGTGGCAATCACGGCTCTAGACCAAGCACTGAAAGTAAAACCAGACGACCACCAAGCTTGGCAGAACAAAGGCGTTGCGCTGGGTAATTTAGGGCACTATGAGGAGGCACTCGCAGCTTTCGACCAAGCACTGAAAGTAAAACCAGACCAGCACCAAGCTTGGTACAACAAAGGCAATACGCTAGTTAATTTAGAGCGCTATGAGGAGGCGCTCGCAGCCTTCGACCAAGCACTAAAAGTGAAGCCAGACGACCACCAAGCTTGGAACAACAAAGGTAATGTGCTGGGTAAGTTAGGGCGCTATGAGGAGGCGCTCGCAGCCTTCGACCAAGCACTAAAAGTGAAATCAGACCAGCACCAAGCTTGGAACAACAAAGGCAATGCGTTGGGTAAGTTAGGGCGCTATGAGGAGGCGATCGCAGCCTTCGACCAAGCACTAAAAGTGAAACCAGACGACCACCAAGCTTGGAACAACAAAGGTAATGCGCTGGGTGATTTAGGGCGCTATGAGGAGGCGCTCGCAGCCTTCGACCAAACACTAAAAGTGAAACCAGACCAGCACCAAGCTTGGAACAACAAAGGTAATGCGCTGGGTGATTTAGGGCGCTATGAGGAGGCGCTCGCAGCCTTCGACCAAGCACTAAAAGTGAAACCAGACCAGCACCAAGCTTGGAACAACAAAGGCATTGCGCTGGGTAAGTTAGGGTGTGATGAGGAGGCGCTCGCAGCCTTCGACCAAGCACTAAAAGTGAAACCAGACCAGCACCAAGCTTGGAACAACAAAGGCATTGCGCTGGGTAAGTTAGGGTGTGATGAGGAGGCGCTCGCAGCTTTCGACCAAGCACTAAAAGTGAAATCAGACCAGCACCAAGCTTGGAACAACAAAGGCATTGCGCTGGGTAAGTTAGGGCGTGATGAGGAGGCGCTCGCAGCTTACAACAAAGCACTGAAAGTGAAACCAGACCAGCACGAAGCTTGGAAAAACAAAGGCAATACGCTAGTTAATTTAGGGTGCTATCAGGAGGCGCTCGCAGCTTTCGACCAAGCACTGAAAGTGAAACCAGACCAGCACCAAGTTTGGAAAAACAAAGGCATTGTGCTAGTTAATTTAGGGTGCTATCAGGAGGCGCTCGTAGCTTTTGACCAAGCTCTGAAAGTCAAACCAAATGACCACGAACCTTGGAGCAACAAAGGCATTGTGCTAGTTAATTTAGGGCGCTATCAGGAGGCGCTCATAGCTTTCGACCAAACACTGAAAGTAAAACCAGACCAGTACGAAGTTTGGAACAACAAAGGCATTGTGCTAGTTAATTTAGGGCGCTATCAGGAGGCGATTACAGCTTTCGACCAAACACTGAAAGTAAAACCAGACCAGTACGAAGTTTGGAACAACAAAGGCATTGCGCTGGGTAAGTTAGGGCGCTATCAGGAGGCGCTCGCAGCTTTCGACCAAACACTGAAAGTAAAACCAGACCAGTACGAAGTTTGGAACAACAAAGGCATTGCGCTAGTTAATTTAGGGCGCTATCAGGAGGCGATTACAGCTTTCGACCAAACACTGAAAGTAAAACCAGACGACGATAAGATTTTTTACAATAAAGCCTGTTGTTATGCCTTGCAGGGTAATGTTGAGCAAGCAATTAATAACTTGCAACAAGCAATTAATTTGGATCCTAAATATCGTGACCTAGCAAAAACTGACTCAGATTTTGATGCAATGCAACAGGCTGAGAGGTTTCAGGCGCTTATTTCCTTTAAGGGAGACAGCAAATCACCTCAATAA
- the cofG gene encoding 7,8-didemethyl-8-hydroxy-5-deazariboflavin synthase subunit CofG: MLYLGSRTVTYSPAYTLVPTYECFNRCSYCNFRDDPGTSPWMTLLQAEAVLKPLHSQGVCEILILSGEVHPQSSRRAGWFQRIYDLCELALDLGFLPHTNAGILSYAEMALLKKVNVSMGLMLEQLTPKLLDTVHKHAPSKLPEVRLQQLEWAGELQIPFTTGLLLGIGETQQDCWESLEAISQIHQRWGHIQEVILQPHSPGSQQISNAPAFDVYQLPEVIASSREILPSDITIQIPPNLVTDASWLLACLDAGARDLGGISPKDEVNPDYPHPDYQKLSEILEPAGWELVPRLPVYPKYDNWLSQELQTVVRAIAQTVNPMVQCYQGHERQTRR, encoded by the coding sequence ATGCTTTATCTAGGCTCCCGAACCGTTACTTATAGCCCTGCTTATACCTTAGTTCCTACCTACGAGTGCTTTAATCGCTGTAGTTACTGTAACTTTCGTGATGATCCTGGAACAAGCCCTTGGATGACTTTGTTACAAGCCGAGGCAGTTTTAAAACCACTTCATTCTCAGGGTGTTTGTGAAATTCTCATCTTGAGTGGTGAGGTGCATCCTCAGTCTTCACGACGTGCAGGTTGGTTTCAGCGCATCTATGATTTATGCGAATTGGCGCTTGATTTGGGTTTTCTGCCTCATACGAATGCCGGAATTCTCAGTTATGCAGAAATGGCTCTGTTGAAAAAGGTTAACGTTTCAATGGGGCTAATGCTGGAGCAGCTAACGCCTAAACTGCTGGATACTGTTCATAAACACGCACCGAGTAAGTTACCAGAAGTAAGGTTGCAACAGTTGGAATGGGCGGGTGAGTTGCAAATTCCGTTTACGACTGGGTTATTGCTGGGAATTGGGGAAACGCAGCAAGATTGCTGGGAAAGTTTGGAGGCAATTTCCCAAATTCACCAACGTTGGGGACATATACAAGAGGTAATTTTGCAACCCCATAGCCCTGGAAGTCAGCAAATATCGAATGCGCCAGCGTTTGATGTATATCAGTTACCAGAAGTAATTGCCTCATCGCGTGAGATTTTACCGTCGGATATTACTATCCAAATTCCACCAAATTTAGTGACAGATGCAAGTTGGTTATTAGCTTGTTTAGATGCTGGTGCTAGAGATTTAGGGGGAATTAGCCCTAAAGATGAGGTGAATCCTGATTATCCACATCCTGATTATCAAAAATTAAGTGAAATTTTAGAGCCTGCTGGATGGGAGTTAGTACCCCGTTTGCCTGTTTACCCTAAGTATGACAACTGGTTATCCCAGGAGTTGCAAACTGTTGTTCGTGCGATCGCGCAGACGGTAAACCCTATGGTTCAATGTTACCAAGGGCATGAAAGGCAAACACGGCGCTAA
- a CDS encoding carotenoid oxygenase family protein, which translates to MQSIPVQESFAVPTDALSYNAQGWAKGYQSQKDEYDYWIDDVEGQIPVELSGTLFRNGPGLLDVNGEKIHHPFDGDGMISAIAFSDGRAHYRNRFVRTQAFVEEQAAGKILYRGVFGTQKPGGVLNNAFDLRKKNIANTQVIYWGGKLLALWEAAEPHRLDPYTLETLGLDYLDGVLDEGDAFAAHPRIDPSSKDGTPHLVNFSIKPGLSSTITIYELDINGKVVEQHAHSVPGFAFIHDFAITPNYCIFFQNPVSINPLPYVLGLRGAAECIEFHPEQSTKIIVIPRNNTVLPKGGKSGVQMLETKSGFVFHHANAFEQDGQIYIDSICYQSFPEVEPNSDFREVKFDAISPGQLWRFTVNLENETVERQQLENRCCEFPFVHPSHMGRPYRYVFMGAAHNNTGNAPLQAILKADLETEERQLWSAAPEGFVSEPVFVPRADASAEDDGWVLTVVYDSSRHRSDVVILDGRDLNQGAVARLHLKHHVPYGLHGSWAQESFVKI; encoded by the coding sequence ATGCAGAGCATACCAGTTCAAGAAAGTTTTGCAGTACCTACTGATGCGCTATCCTATAACGCTCAAGGATGGGCAAAAGGCTATCAATCTCAGAAAGATGAATATGATTATTGGATCGATGATGTAGAAGGACAAATTCCAGTAGAACTTAGTGGGACTTTGTTTCGCAATGGTCCTGGTTTATTAGATGTTAATGGGGAAAAAATTCATCATCCCTTTGATGGAGATGGGATGATTAGTGCGATCGCATTCTCCGATGGTCGCGCTCATTATCGCAACCGCTTTGTGCGTACACAAGCATTTGTAGAAGAACAAGCAGCAGGCAAAATTCTTTATCGTGGCGTTTTTGGTACTCAAAAACCAGGCGGTGTTTTGAATAATGCTTTTGATCTTAGAAAGAAAAATATTGCCAATACTCAAGTAATTTATTGGGGTGGTAAATTACTTGCACTGTGGGAAGCAGCAGAACCTCATAGGTTAGATCCTTACACCTTAGAAACACTAGGATTAGATTATCTTGACGGTGTGTTGGATGAGGGTGATGCCTTTGCTGCCCACCCGCGAATTGATCCTAGTAGTAAAGACGGAACTCCACACCTAGTTAACTTTTCTATTAAACCTGGGCTTTCTAGCACCATTACTATTTATGAATTAGATATTAATGGCAAGGTAGTGGAACAACACGCCCATAGTGTTCCTGGTTTCGCTTTTATTCACGATTTTGCAATTACACCTAATTACTGCATCTTTTTCCAAAATCCTGTTAGCATCAATCCTTTACCTTATGTTTTAGGGTTGCGTGGTGCTGCTGAGTGTATTGAATTTCATCCTGAACAATCAACTAAGATTATTGTGATTCCTCGCAATAATACTGTGCTTCCTAAAGGGGGGAAAAGTGGGGTGCAGATGTTGGAGACGAAATCAGGTTTTGTGTTCCACCATGCCAATGCTTTTGAACAGGATGGGCAAATTTATATTGACTCAATTTGCTATCAATCTTTCCCAGAAGTCGAACCAAATTCTGATTTTAGAGAGGTAAAGTTTGATGCTATATCTCCAGGTCAATTGTGGCGGTTCACAGTTAATTTAGAGAATGAAACAGTAGAGCGTCAACAGTTAGAAAACCGTTGTTGTGAGTTTCCTTTTGTTCATCCCTCACACATGGGAAGACCTTACCGCTATGTATTTATGGGTGCGGCTCATAATAACACTGGTAATGCACCTTTACAAGCGATACTAAAAGCTGATTTGGAAACAGAGGAAAGGCAACTTTGGAGTGCTGCGCCTGAAGGATTTGTGAGTGAACCAGTATTTGTCCCTCGCGCTGATGCTAGTGCAGAAGATGATGGTTGGGTGCTAACTGTGGTTTATGATTCATCCCGTCACCGTTCTGATGTGGTGATTTTAGATGGGCGTGATTTGAACCAAGGAGCAGTTGCAAGGCTACACCTGAAGCATCATGTACCTTATGGGTTACATGGTAGTTGGGCGCAGGAAAGTTTTGTAAAAATATAG
- a CDS encoding AAA family ATPase, which yields MTQASDLLDNIYNAFDPFRPLPPGHPAYVDCTEVRGDGDILVNLGNQIRRSKRMTCQLYAGHRGAGKSTELLRLKEYLKKQNFCVVYFAADEEDIDPEDAQYTDILLACTRHLLEDLKGTTPQPVLNWLKDRWQELKDLALTKIEFDTLSVEAQISQFSKLTANLRAVPSLRAKIREQINPHTVTLIKALNEFIAEAKKKLPSGCNHIVVIADNLDRIVPITKEDGRTNHDEIFLDRSEQLQALDCHLIYTVPISMVYSNRAVDLKDTYSDPEILPMIMVQTPEGKIYESGFKKIQEVIDRRVKLFDPNLSLETEVFDSQDTLERICLMSGGHVRNLLLLMQEAINRLDTLPITAQAVQKAITRVRDTYRRNVEHDEWSILATVSKSKQILNDSQHRKLLFNRCILEYRYFDNEEEMQCWYDVHPLIKEIKEFKQVLAKLEP from the coding sequence ATGACTCAGGCTTCAGATTTACTAGATAACATCTACAACGCTTTTGACCCGTTTCGACCTCTACCACCTGGACATCCAGCTTATGTAGATTGTACAGAAGTTCGGGGAGATGGAGATATTTTAGTAAATTTGGGTAACCAAATCCGTCGTTCTAAGCGGATGACGTGCCAACTTTATGCAGGTCATCGAGGAGCGGGAAAATCAACTGAGTTGCTACGGTTGAAGGAATATCTTAAAAAGCAGAACTTTTGTGTAGTCTATTTTGCTGCTGATGAAGAAGATATTGATCCAGAAGATGCTCAATATACTGATATTCTTTTAGCTTGTACGCGCCATTTATTAGAAGACCTTAAAGGTACTACTCCTCAACCTGTGCTGAACTGGTTAAAAGACCGTTGGCAAGAATTAAAAGATTTAGCACTGACGAAAATAGAATTTGATACTTTAAGCGTAGAAGCACAAATTTCTCAATTTTCTAAACTGACAGCAAATTTAAGGGCAGTTCCGAGTTTACGCGCAAAAATTCGTGAGCAGATAAATCCACATACTGTTACCTTAATTAAAGCTTTAAATGAGTTTATTGCTGAAGCTAAAAAGAAGTTACCTTCAGGATGTAATCATATAGTCGTAATTGCTGATAATTTAGACCGGATTGTTCCAATCACTAAAGAAGATGGGCGGACAAATCACGATGAGATTTTTTTAGACCGTAGTGAACAACTGCAAGCTTTAGATTGCCATCTAATCTACACTGTACCAATTTCAATGGTCTACTCTAATCGTGCAGTTGACCTAAAAGATACTTATAGTGATCCTGAAATATTGCCGATGATTATGGTGCAAACTCCTGAAGGTAAAATTTATGAATCAGGATTCAAAAAAATTCAAGAGGTGATTGATAGAAGGGTTAAGTTATTTGATCCTAATCTCTCCTTAGAAACAGAAGTATTTGATAGTCAGGATACGCTAGAGCGAATTTGCTTAATGAGTGGGGGTCATGTACGAAATTTGTTGTTGCTCATGCAAGAAGCAATTAATCGTTTAGATACTTTACCAATTACTGCTCAAGCAGTACAAAAAGCAATTACAAGAGTGAGAGATACTTATCGCAGAAATGTCGAACATGATGAATGGTCAATTTTAGCCACTGTATCAAAGTCTAAGCAAATACTTAACGATTCTCAGCATCGTAAACTCTTGTTTAATCGTTGTATTTTAGAATACCGCTACTTTGATAATGAAGAAGAAATGCAGTGTTGGTATGATGTTCACCCGCTTATCAAAGAAATTAAAGAATTTAAGCAAGTTCTCGCTAAACTTGAGCCATGA
- the hflX gene encoding GTPase HflX, which yields METIYGNLQGLKASHLKQLQKLYHQRLPGDRITTPEFAQRLAAISTDVNQPVCAYINRRGQVIRLGVGTPRQTQIPPMELPRYGAERLSGIRCIATQLKSEPPNEAALTAMALQRLDALVLLNITGSGFEKRGGGATGYVKEIYLAHLVPHPEASWTVSPPMSLDVLTDQDLLELVEGLEADFEQKFIAREVEGDRDRVLVVSLKTDDTNTQRYEDGIAEIARLVETAGGEVLQTVKQKRSRPHPQTVVGEGKVQEIALVAQTIGANLIVFDRDLSPSQIRNLEIQIGIRVVDRTEVILDIFAQRAQSGAGKLQVELAQLEYMMPRLTGRGQAMSRLGGGIGTRGPGETKLETERRSIQRRISHLQQQVNQLQAHRSRLRQQRQHREVPSLAIVGYTNAGKSTLLNILTNAEVYTADQLFATLDPTTRRLKIADAVTGEPRSILLTDTVGFIHELPPSLMDAFRATLEEVTEADALLHVVDLSHPAWHSQVRSVMTILSEMPITPGPALIVFNKIDQAKGEALESAREEFPQAVFISASKHLGLETLRQRVAQLIEYAVSPN from the coding sequence ATCGAGACTATCTACGGAAACTTACAAGGGCTAAAAGCCAGCCACCTCAAGCAGCTACAGAAGTTATATCATCAACGCTTACCAGGCGATCGCATCACCACACCTGAATTCGCCCAACGACTTGCTGCTATTAGCACAGATGTTAACCAACCAGTTTGCGCCTACATCAACCGTCGCGGACAAGTAATCCGTTTAGGAGTGGGAACACCCCGCCAAACCCAAATTCCACCGATGGAATTACCCCGCTATGGCGCAGAACGACTTAGTGGTATTCGCTGCATAGCTACCCAGCTTAAATCAGAACCACCTAATGAAGCAGCACTCACCGCAATGGCGCTGCAAAGATTGGATGCGTTAGTTTTATTAAACATTACCGGATCTGGTTTTGAAAAACGTGGTGGTGGCGCGACAGGTTATGTCAAAGAAATATATCTTGCTCATCTTGTTCCCCATCCAGAAGCAAGTTGGACAGTTTCACCACCGATGAGTCTGGATGTTTTAACTGATCAAGATTTGCTGGAACTCGTAGAAGGGTTGGAAGCGGATTTTGAGCAAAAATTTATTGCGCGAGAAGTTGAAGGCGATCGCGATCGCGTTTTAGTCGTCAGCTTAAAAACCGATGATACTAACACCCAACGCTATGAAGATGGAATTGCAGAAATAGCCAGGTTAGTCGAGACAGCCGGGGGAGAAGTATTGCAGACTGTCAAGCAGAAGCGATCGCGTCCTCATCCTCAAACTGTCGTCGGTGAAGGTAAAGTACAAGAAATTGCTCTTGTTGCTCAAACAATAGGAGCCAATCTAATTGTATTTGACCGCGATCTTTCACCCAGTCAAATCCGCAACTTAGAAATTCAAATCGGCATTCGCGTAGTAGACCGCACTGAAGTTATTTTAGATATCTTTGCTCAACGCGCTCAATCTGGTGCGGGTAAATTGCAAGTAGAACTAGCCCAACTTGAATATATGATGCCCCGCCTCACAGGTAGAGGTCAAGCAATGTCGCGCTTAGGCGGTGGTATCGGTACTCGTGGCCCTGGTGAAACTAAACTAGAAACAGAACGCCGTTCTATTCAGCGTCGCATTTCTCACCTACAACAACAAGTCAACCAACTCCAAGCGCATCGTTCCCGACTGCGGCAACAAAGACAACATCGCGAAGTACCATCACTTGCGATCGTCGGTTATACCAACGCAGGTAAATCCACGTTATTAAACATCCTTACTAATGCTGAAGTTTACACAGCAGACCAACTATTTGCCACCCTTGACCCTACCACACGCCGCCTCAAAATTGCTGATGCGGTTACAGGTGAACCTCGTTCAATTCTGCTGACAGATACAGTAGGATTTATTCACGAATTACCACCTTCTTTGATGGATGCTTTTCGCGCCACCTTAGAAGAAGTTACCGAAGCAGATGCACTATTGCACGTTGTAGATTTATCTCACCCAGCTTGGCATAGTCAAGTGCGGTCTGTGATGACAATTTTATCGGAAATGCCAATTACACCAGGTCCCGCCTTGATTGTTTTTAATAAAATTGATCAAGCAAAGGGTGAAGCTTTGGAATCAGCTAGAGAAGAATTTCCTCAAGCGGTATTTATTTCTGCAAGTAAGCATTTAGGGTTAGAAACTTTACGCCAGCGAGTCGCGCAGTTGATTGAATACGCTGTTTCTCCTAATTAG
- the recR gene encoding recombination mediator RecR, which produces MGDRKTVYTRPLARLIEQLQRLPGVGPKTAQRLALHILKRSPAEVEELAKALVEAKKQVGLCQVCFHLSAEPVCEICRNQNRDRTTLCVVSDSRDVIALEKTREYGGKYHVLGGVISPMEGIGPDQLHIQSLVRRVSQQEVKEVIIAISPSIEGETTTLYVGQLLKPFTKVTRIAFGLPMGGELEYADEVTLARALEGRRELD; this is translated from the coding sequence ATTGGAGATAGGAAAACGGTTTACACACGCCCATTAGCTCGATTAATTGAGCAATTACAACGCTTACCTGGAGTTGGCCCTAAGACTGCTCAAAGGTTAGCTTTACATATCCTCAAGCGATCGCCCGCAGAGGTAGAGGAACTAGCTAAAGCCTTGGTTGAAGCAAAAAAGCAAGTAGGTTTGTGTCAGGTGTGTTTTCACCTCTCTGCTGAACCAGTTTGCGAAATCTGTCGCAACCAAAACCGCGATCGCACTACTCTCTGTGTAGTTTCTGATTCCCGCGACGTGATTGCTCTGGAAAAAACACGGGAGTATGGTGGCAAATATCACGTTTTAGGTGGCGTAATTTCTCCAATGGAAGGAATTGGGCCAGATCAATTGCATATTCAATCACTGGTAAGACGAGTTAGCCAGCAAGAAGTTAAAGAAGTGATTATTGCAATCAGTCCTAGTATAGAGGGTGAAACAACAACGCTCTATGTAGGTCAGTTGTTAAAGCCTTTTACAAAAGTAACGCGGATAGCTTTTGGTTTGCCGATGGGTGGTGAGTTAGAATATGCCGATGAGGTAACTTTAGCGCGGGCTTTGGAAGGACGACGAGAGCTAGATTAG